Proteins found in one Labeo rohita strain BAU-BD-2019 chromosome 11, IGBB_LRoh.1.0, whole genome shotgun sequence genomic segment:
- the prelp gene encoding prolargin has protein sequence MRAGTSNRTMKARFAYCFLLVLLLITDVCGQRKPKPKPVRPPTTKKPPAPKKPSPPAPKSEPEPQEPTDFPPPILGPPSEFPDCPRECFCPPSYPNALYCENRNLRKVPIIPFRTHYLYLQNNYIDQVTAESFKNCTQLKWINLGNNRIRSVEKQVFEKLPNLLYLYMQRNELKEVPDDLPDGLEQLRLSRNQISKVPPGAFSKMEHLALLDLHHNRISDSSLGKNIFKDLKNLIQLNLAHNILRKMPVNIPKSLFQLFLDRNNIEEIPQNYFKDFTNLAFVRLNYNQLSDKGLPKLVFNVSSLLDLHLSHNQLSTIPLFNSELEQLHLNNNNIESLNGTEICPTNSLYMHDENGAPKLRYLRLDGNHLSPPVPLDVIICFRHLHAIVI, from the exons ATGAGGGCAGGAACCAGCAACAG GACCATGAAAGCTAGGTTTGCATACTGCTTTCTTCTTGTCCTTCTTCTGATCACGGATGTCTGTGGCCAGCGAAAACCAAAACCAAAGCCTGTCCGTCCACCTACCACTAAGAAACCTCCTGCTCCCAAGAAACCGTCTCCCCCTGCCCCAAAATCTGAACCCGAACCCCAGGAACCCACAGACTTTCCTCCTCCGATCCTTGGCCCTCCCTCTGAATTCCCAGACTGCCCCAGAGAGTGTTTCTGCCCACCATCTTACCCAAATGCCCTGTACTGTGAAAACCGCAACCTCCGAAAGGTCCCGATCATCCCGTTTCGCACTCACTACCTGTACCTACAGAACAACTACATTGACCAAGTAACCGCAGAGTCTTTCAAAAACTGCACTCAACTCAAATGGATAAATCTGGGAAACAACCGCATCCGTTCAGTGGAGAAACAAGTGTTTGAGAAGCTGCCAAACCTCCTTTATCTTTATATGCAGAGGAACGAGCTAAAGGAGGTGCCTGATGACTTGCCGGACGGTCTGGAGCAGCTCAGACTCAGCCGGAATCAAATATCAAAGGTCCCTCCTGGAGCGTTCAGCAAGATGGAACATCTCGCGCTTCTGGATCTGCATCACAACAGGATCAGTGACAGCAGCTTGGGCAAGAACATCTTCAAAGATCTAAAGAACTTGATTCAGCTCAACCTGGCCCACAACATCCTAAGGAAGATGCCTGTGAATATACCAAAGAGCCTTTTTCAACTGTTCTTGGACAGAAATAACATTGAGGAGATTCCACAGAACTACTTCAAGGATTTTACAAACCTGGCCTTTGTGAGACTGAACTACAACCAGCTTAGTGACAAAGGTCTTCCAAAGCTGGTGTTCAATGTGAGCTCACTGTTGGATTTGCATTTGTCCCATAACCAGCTGAGCACTATTCCCCTGTTCAACTCTGAGCTGGAGCAACTTCatctcaacaacaacaacattgaGA GTTTAAACGGCACCGAGATCTGTCCCACTAACTCTCTCTACATGCATGATGAGAACGGAGCGCCCAAACTGAGATACCTGCGTCTGGATGGCAATCACCTGAGTCCTCCCGTCCCCTTAGATGTCATCATATGCTTCAGACACCTTCATGCTATAGTAATATAA